Proteins found in one Sporosarcina sp. FSL K6-3457 genomic segment:
- the mfd gene encoding transcription-repair coupling factor: protein MKALLDLFLQEKEIRNLVEELEVGKDRQLIAGLSGGAKSVFFKTLQQSSGQPILIVSPNLLQAQRTYEDLVKMLGDSLVHLYPAEELIAADFSISSYELRAQRIDTIDHMARVGKGIYITPIAGMKKLLPTKEQWLNSSLLTKIGDTIDIPKWLDQLVSMGYTRQPMVTAPGEFALRGGILDLYPLNMEDPVRIELFDTEVDSIRTFLAEDQRSTGKLEEITILPASEFVWAAEDLMTVAEKLELALGASLKKMKDAEAKERLTLNMTGDIGLLKDGIIPENMLKYASFSAATTSFESYFPGNGTVLFDEIGRILEVVASLEAEEKEWMIALLEEGKIVHDAKISWSFDELHSMLSQQKVYLSLFVRTVPGITVKKTVTFSCKPMQQFHGQMNLLKNEMERWQQGHFNVFIVVEGTERMKKVQSILQDYDMASALSGKSSSAGAVLVVDGDLSAGFELPFQQIAVITDSELFKGKPKRKARPQKMTNAERIKSYSEIKPGDYIVHVNHGIGKYIGIDNLSQGGIDKDFLVIHFRGEDKLYVPTDKIDLIQKYVASGEKEPKLHKMGSADWKKTKSKVSAAVQDIADDLILLYAKRESEKGHAFAADDDLQRAFENAFPYDETDDQLRSIQEVKLDMERERPMDRLLCGDVGYGKTEVAIRAAFKAVADGKQAAFLVPTTILAQQHYETMKERFAGFPVEVSLLNRFRTKKQQTETLKGIKAGTIDIVVGTHRLLSKDVAYQDLGLLIVDEEQRFGVTHKEKLKQLKTNVDVLTLTATPIPRTLHMSMLGVRDLSVIETPPANRFPVQTYVMEHNFGLVREAIEREMGRGGQVFYLYNRVEDMTRKVDEIRQLVPEARVGFAHGQMGESALESVILSFLEGEYDVLVTTTIIETGIDIPNVNTLIVHDADRMGLSQLYQLRGRVGRSNRVAYAYFLYQRDKVLTEVAENRLQAIKEFTELGSGFKIAMRDLSIRGAGNLLGSQQHGFIDSVGFDLYSQMLQEAIEEKQTGIVKADIQEIEISLPVNAYIPDEYVRDGFQKIQMYKRVKAIDSEADYSELVDEMTDRFGDMPLEADLLLRIARIKAWGRLAGVESIKKVNTRIEIRISPEGTATTDGAKLVSESMKFGRAVGFTMEGGQLIMNVDERHTGKQTAFDVLEEMMKLLQTAVKEAAVSDSV, encoded by the coding sequence GTGAAAGCACTGTTAGATTTATTTTTACAAGAGAAAGAAATTAGAAATCTAGTTGAAGAGTTAGAGGTGGGAAAAGACCGCCAGCTCATCGCAGGGTTATCAGGAGGAGCAAAGTCGGTCTTTTTCAAAACGCTCCAGCAATCTAGTGGACAACCGATTCTGATTGTATCTCCTAATTTATTGCAAGCGCAACGTACATACGAAGACCTTGTCAAAATGTTGGGTGATTCACTTGTTCACCTGTATCCAGCAGAGGAGCTGATTGCAGCAGATTTTTCTATTTCCAGCTATGAACTCCGTGCCCAGCGTATCGATACAATTGATCATATGGCTCGTGTGGGGAAAGGTATTTATATTACCCCTATTGCGGGTATGAAAAAATTACTCCCAACAAAGGAGCAATGGCTAAATAGCTCGTTGCTGACGAAAATTGGCGATACAATTGACATACCAAAATGGCTTGATCAGCTCGTATCGATGGGCTATACAAGACAGCCAATGGTAACAGCTCCTGGTGAATTTGCGTTGCGTGGCGGCATTTTGGATTTATATCCGTTGAATATGGAAGACCCTGTTCGTATCGAATTATTCGATACGGAGGTCGACTCTATTCGTACGTTTTTGGCTGAGGACCAACGTTCAACCGGCAAGCTTGAAGAGATTACAATTCTTCCCGCCTCAGAATTTGTTTGGGCAGCTGAAGATTTAATGACTGTCGCAGAAAAGCTAGAGTTAGCACTTGGCGCTAGCCTGAAGAAGATGAAGGATGCGGAAGCGAAAGAGCGCCTAACGCTAAATATGACGGGTGATATTGGCTTATTAAAGGACGGCATTATACCAGAAAACATGTTGAAATACGCATCGTTTTCAGCTGCAACTACTTCCTTTGAAAGTTATTTCCCGGGCAATGGTACCGTTTTATTTGATGAAATCGGGCGTATTCTTGAAGTTGTTGCGTCGCTTGAAGCGGAAGAAAAAGAATGGATGATTGCACTTTTAGAAGAAGGAAAGATTGTCCATGACGCGAAAATCTCTTGGTCGTTTGATGAATTACACAGTATGCTAAGCCAACAGAAGGTTTATTTATCGTTATTTGTACGCACGGTGCCAGGCATTACCGTGAAAAAGACAGTGACTTTTTCCTGTAAACCAATGCAACAGTTCCATGGGCAGATGAATTTATTGAAAAACGAGATGGAGCGCTGGCAACAAGGTCATTTCAATGTGTTTATTGTCGTAGAAGGAACTGAACGTATGAAGAAGGTTCAGTCGATTTTGCAAGATTATGATATGGCATCCGCTCTGTCTGGTAAATCATCGAGTGCAGGCGCTGTGCTTGTCGTAGATGGCGATTTGTCGGCTGGATTTGAGCTCCCTTTTCAGCAAATTGCGGTTATAACAGATTCAGAATTATTCAAAGGGAAGCCAAAGCGCAAGGCTCGTCCGCAAAAGATGACCAATGCAGAGCGCATCAAAAGCTATTCGGAGATTAAGCCGGGGGACTATATTGTCCATGTTAACCACGGAATCGGGAAATATATTGGGATTGATAACTTAAGTCAAGGTGGTATAGACAAAGATTTCCTTGTTATTCATTTCCGTGGAGAGGATAAGCTGTATGTTCCGACCGATAAGATAGATTTGATCCAGAAATATGTTGCGTCTGGTGAAAAAGAGCCGAAGCTGCATAAGATGGGCAGTGCGGATTGGAAGAAAACGAAAAGCAAGGTATCGGCTGCTGTTCAGGATATTGCTGATGATCTAATCCTTTTATATGCTAAACGTGAATCGGAAAAGGGGCATGCCTTTGCGGCGGATGACGATTTACAACGGGCATTTGAAAACGCATTCCCTTATGATGAGACGGATGACCAGTTGAGATCCATTCAGGAAGTGAAGCTGGATATGGAGAGAGAGCGTCCAATGGATCGATTGCTTTGTGGGGATGTTGGCTACGGGAAAACAGAAGTGGCTATTCGTGCGGCGTTCAAGGCTGTGGCAGACGGTAAACAGGCGGCATTCTTAGTACCGACGACAATTCTTGCCCAACAGCATTATGAAACGATGAAAGAGCGTTTTGCTGGCTTCCCGGTAGAAGTATCGTTGTTAAATCGTTTCCGGACAAAAAAGCAACAAACGGAAACGTTGAAAGGAATAAAAGCGGGTACCATCGATATTGTCGTAGGTACACATCGTTTACTTTCAAAAGATGTCGCTTATCAGGATTTAGGTCTGTTGATTGTCGATGAAGAGCAGCGATTCGGTGTGACGCATAAAGAGAAATTGAAGCAGTTGAAAACGAATGTGGATGTTTTGACGTTAACGGCGACACCGATTCCACGGACGCTCCATATGTCAATGCTTGGTGTTCGCGATCTTTCTGTCATCGAAACGCCTCCAGCAAACCGATTCCCTGTTCAGACCTATGTGATGGAACATAACTTTGGACTCGTTCGCGAAGCAATCGAACGAGAAATGGGCCGTGGTGGGCAAGTGTTTTACTTATACAATCGCGTGGAAGATATGACGCGAAAAGTAGATGAAATCAGGCAGCTCGTTCCAGAAGCAAGAGTAGGATTTGCACATGGACAAATGGGGGAGTCAGCACTTGAGTCAGTCATTCTCAGTTTTCTTGAAGGGGAATATGATGTACTTGTCACGACGACGATTATTGAAACGGGTATCGATATTCCAAACGTCAATACGCTCATTGTGCATGATGCGGACCGTATGGGCTTATCACAGCTCTACCAACTGCGTGGACGTGTAGGACGCTCCAATCGTGTGGCGTATGCTTATTTCCTTTACCAGCGTGATAAGGTGCTGACGGAAGTGGCTGAAAACCGACTGCAGGCTATTAAAGAATTTACTGAGCTCGGTTCAGGCTTTAAAATTGCGATGCGGGACTTGTCGATTCGTGGAGCGGGTAATTTGTTAGGCTCGCAGCAGCATGGTTTCATCGACTCAGTAGGGTTCGATTTGTATTCGCAAATGCTGCAGGAAGCAATTGAAGAGAAGCAAACAGGTATTGTCAAAGCTGATATTCAGGAAATAGAAATTTCATTACCAGTCAACGCATATATTCCCGATGAATATGTCCGTGATGGCTTCCAGAAGATTCAAATGTACAAACGTGTGAAAGCGATAGATAGCGAAGCGGATTATAGTGAGCTTGTGGATGAAATGACGGACCGTTTTGGCGATATGCCGCTTGAAGCTGACTTACTGCTCCGTATTGCGCGCATCAAGGCGTGGGGACGTCTTGCAGGTGTAGAATCGATTAAGAAAGTGAATACACGTATTGAGATACGTATATCGCCGGAAGGAACAGCAACGACAGATGGTGCTAAACTGGTGTCTGAATCCATGAAATTTGGTCGTGCAGTTGGCTTTACGATGGAGGGTGGTCAGCTCATCATGAATGTCGATGAACGTCATACGGGGAAACAGACCGCATTTGATGTGTTAGAGGAAATGATGAAGCTTCTTCAAACAGCGGTAAAGGAAGCAGCTGTTTCTGATTCCGTCTAA
- the pth gene encoding aminoacyl-tRNA hydrolase, with translation MKMIIGLGNPGKQYEKTRHNVGFHVIDELCDRLSAPAMQAKFNGMYTVIHRPEGKVMLVKPLTYMNLSGECVRPLMDYFEVDVEDIVVLYDDLDIAPGTIRLRQKGSAGGHNGMKSLIAHLGTDQFNRIRIGVGRPTGGMKVPDYVLSPFSKEENSLIEEMVKKSASACEAWTTKPFLDVMNNFN, from the coding sequence ATGAAAATGATCATTGGACTCGGTAATCCGGGTAAACAATATGAGAAAACGCGCCATAATGTGGGTTTTCATGTCATTGATGAGCTTTGTGATCGTTTATCAGCACCGGCGATGCAAGCAAAATTTAATGGCATGTATACAGTTATTCACCGTCCAGAAGGGAAAGTCATGCTGGTCAAGCCACTCACGTATATGAACTTGTCTGGCGAGTGTGTACGCCCCTTAATGGATTATTTTGAGGTAGATGTGGAGGATATTGTCGTTTTGTATGACGATCTCGATATCGCACCTGGGACCATTCGACTGCGTCAAAAAGGGAGCGCGGGTGGCCATAATGGCATGAAATCACTGATCGCCCATCTGGGTACAGACCAATTCAACAGAATCCGTATTGGTGTTGGACGCCCAACAGGTGGCATGAAAGTGCCTGATTATGTCCTATCACCTTTTAGCAAAGAAGAAAATTCGTTAATTGAGGAAATGGTGAAAAAAAGTGCTTCTGCTTGTGAGGCATGGACTACTAAACCCTTCCTTGATGTCATGAACAATTTTAACTAG
- the spoVG gene encoding septation regulator SpoVG, whose protein sequence is MEVTDVRLRKVETDGRMKAIASITIDDEFVVHDIRVIDGNEGLFVAMPSKRTPDGEFRDVAHPINSNARTKIQDAVLAAYHISVEEEILEGAGA, encoded by the coding sequence ATGGAAGTAACAGATGTGAGATTACGAAAGGTAGAAACTGATGGGAGAATGAAAGCAATTGCTTCAATTACAATTGACGATGAGTTTGTCGTCCATGATATTCGGGTCATTGACGGTAATGAAGGTCTGTTTGTTGCGATGCCAAGTAAACGGACGCCTGATGGAGAATTCCGCGATGTGGCACATCCCATCAATTCCAATGCTCGTACAAAGATTCAAGATGCTGTTCTCGCCGCCTATCATATTTCTGTTGAAGAAGAGATACTGGAAGGGGCAGGTGCGTGA
- a CDS encoding small, acid-soluble spore protein, alpha/beta type, producing the protein MAKKRGIMSEHLKEEIAKELGFYDVVEREGWGGIKARDAGNMVKRAIEMAERGVAQKNK; encoded by the coding sequence ATGGCGAAAAAACGTGGTATTATGTCTGAGCACTTGAAGGAAGAGATTGCAAAAGAGCTTGGGTTTTACGATGTTGTGGAGCGAGAAGGTTGGGGTGGCATTAAGGCACGTGACGCTGGGAATATGGTGAAACGAGCAATTGAAATGGCCGAACGAGGAGTAGCACAAAAAAACAAGTAG
- a CDS encoding anti-sigma-F factor Fin has product MAIRYECRHCATEIGTLPFESVKDTILQLQKADEGQDEQFLSYEKDGDVTVRCICEQCQQSLQHFPDYYSLHKWLQ; this is encoded by the coding sequence ATGGCGATTCGTTATGAGTGCCGGCATTGCGCAACGGAAATAGGTACACTTCCATTCGAATCTGTGAAGGACACCATCCTTCAATTACAAAAGGCAGATGAGGGACAAGATGAACAATTTTTGTCGTATGAAAAAGATGGAGATGTGACGGTGCGCTGTATATGCGAGCAGTGTCAACAGTCACTTCAACACTTTCCGGATTACTACTCACTTCATAAGTGGCTTCAATAG
- the ispE gene encoding 4-(cytidine 5'-diphospho)-2-C-methyl-D-erythritol kinase has protein sequence MLYEKAPAKINLTLDVLHKRPDGFHEVEMIMTTVDLADRIWIRPTDNGRITIKTSERFVPNDRKNLAYQAAELLQRQYGIKKGVEITLEKSIPVAAGLAGGSSDAAATLRGLNRLWNLGIEADELATLGARIGSDVSFCVHGGTALATGRGEIIKNLPAPPNCWVILAKPAISVSTADIYGNLDLSKVNHPSTMSMIEALKAGDYDKMCQSVGNILEAVTMDLHPQVVMLKEQMKRFGADAVLMSGSGPTVFGLVKHESRVPRIYNGLKGFCPEVYAVRMVGERHFLD, from the coding sequence ATGCTGTATGAGAAGGCGCCAGCAAAAATCAATTTAACACTGGATGTGTTACATAAGCGGCCAGATGGTTTTCATGAAGTTGAAATGATTATGACGACCGTTGACTTGGCAGATCGAATTTGGATTCGACCGACAGATAACGGGCGGATTACTATTAAGACGTCTGAACGGTTTGTGCCGAATGATAGAAAAAACTTGGCTTATCAAGCAGCTGAACTGCTACAACGACAATATGGTATTAAAAAAGGTGTAGAGATTACGCTTGAAAAAAGTATCCCTGTAGCTGCAGGACTAGCGGGAGGCAGTTCGGATGCAGCAGCTACATTACGTGGCTTAAATCGGTTGTGGAACTTAGGGATAGAAGCGGACGAGCTTGCTACATTAGGTGCGCGAATAGGTTCGGATGTATCCTTTTGTGTCCATGGCGGAACAGCGCTTGCAACGGGACGCGGTGAGATTATTAAAAACTTACCTGCACCCCCTAATTGTTGGGTGATTCTTGCGAAGCCGGCTATTTCGGTTTCGACAGCTGATATTTATGGCAATCTGGATCTTTCTAAGGTGAATCATCCGAGTACTATGAGCATGATTGAGGCGCTTAAAGCGGGTGATTACGACAAGATGTGCCAGTCCGTTGGCAATATTTTAGAAGCTGTCACAATGGATCTTCATCCGCAAGTTGTTATGCTGAAAGAGCAGATGAAAAGATTTGGTGCAGATGCAGTCCTAATGAGTGGGAGTGGTCCAACTGTTTTTGGTCTTGTGAAACATGAATCTCGGGTACCGCGTATTTATAATGGGCTGAAAGGATTTTGTCCAGAAGTCTATGCGGTTAGAATGGTTGGCGAACGTCACTTTCTTGATTAG
- a CDS encoding ribose-phosphate diphosphokinase, which yields MPNHYPNDKLKIFSLNSNQTLAKQVADEVGLPLGQCSVKRFSDGEVQINIEESIRGCDVFVIQSTSQPVNENIMELLIMIDALKRASARAINVVMPYYGYARQDRKARPREPITAKLVANLIETAGADRVIAVDLHAPQIQGFFDIPIDHLVGEPIMTEYFKGKGLNSDELVIVSPDHGGVTRARKMADRMKAPIAIIDKRRPRPNVAEVMNIVGNVEGKTAILIDDIIDTAGTITIAASALIESGAKEVYACCTHPVLSGPAIERIENSQIKELVIMNSIELPESKKSSKIIELSLAKLLGEAIVRVFEEKSVSPLFG from the coding sequence ATGCCTAATCATTATCCAAACGATAAACTGAAGATATTTTCTTTGAATTCAAACCAAACGCTTGCGAAGCAAGTAGCAGATGAAGTTGGACTTCCACTTGGTCAATGTTCTGTTAAACGATTCAGCGATGGTGAAGTCCAAATCAATATTGAAGAAAGTATCCGCGGTTGCGATGTGTTCGTCATTCAGTCAACTTCACAGCCTGTTAACGAAAACATAATGGAGCTGTTAATCATGATTGACGCATTGAAGCGTGCATCTGCACGTGCTATCAATGTTGTTATGCCTTATTACGGTTATGCACGTCAGGATCGAAAAGCACGTCCACGTGAGCCGATTACAGCTAAACTCGTTGCAAACTTAATTGAAACAGCTGGGGCGGACCGTGTCATTGCAGTAGATTTACATGCACCGCAAATTCAAGGTTTCTTTGATATTCCAATCGATCATTTGGTAGGCGAACCAATTATGACGGAATACTTTAAAGGCAAAGGTTTGAATAGTGATGAACTTGTTATTGTATCTCCTGATCATGGCGGTGTAACGCGTGCACGTAAGATGGCGGATCGCATGAAAGCACCTATTGCAATTATCGATAAGCGTCGTCCGCGTCCGAACGTTGCTGAAGTGATGAATATTGTCGGAAATGTTGAAGGTAAAACCGCTATCCTGATTGATGATATTATCGATACAGCTGGCACAATTACAATTGCCGCGAGCGCATTAATCGAAAGTGGAGCAAAAGAAGTGTATGCTTGTTGTACACACCCTGTGCTATCAGGACCAGCAATCGAGCGGATTGAAAACTCACAAATTAAAGAATTGGTGATTATGAATTCAATTGAGCTTCCAGAATCAAAAAAATCTTCAAAAATCATTGAGTTATCACTTGCTAAACTTCTAGGTGAAGCAATTGTTCGTGTGTTCGAAGAAAAGTCCGTTAGCCCATTATTTGGATGA
- the spoVT gene encoding stage V sporulation protein T translates to MKATGIVRRIDDLGRIVIPKEIRRTLRIREGDPLEIFTDRDGEVILKKYSPISELGEFAKEYAETLYETLGTPTLISDRDEMIAVSGLSKKDYLNRQLSPDIEEILAGRKIVTEKLEKAVEWIPGQVEQVKSYCIAPIVAGGDTIGAVYLLSKVHFIGEPEQKAAETAAHFLSKQMEQ, encoded by the coding sequence ATGAAGGCAACGGGAATCGTCCGCAGAATCGACGATCTAGGAAGGATAGTTATTCCAAAGGAAATTAGGAGGACACTCCGAATTCGCGAAGGAGATCCGCTTGAGATTTTCACCGATCGTGATGGCGAAGTGATTTTGAAGAAATACTCCCCGATATCGGAACTGGGAGAGTTTGCGAAGGAATACGCGGAAACGCTGTATGAAACGCTCGGCACACCTACGCTGATAAGCGATAGAGATGAAATGATTGCTGTCTCTGGTTTGTCGAAAAAGGATTATTTAAATCGCCAGCTGTCCCCGGATATCGAGGAGATCCTAGCAGGTCGTAAGATCGTCACTGAAAAACTTGAAAAAGCGGTGGAATGGATACCGGGACAAGTCGAACAGGTTAAATCCTATTGTATCGCCCCTATTGTAGCGGGCGGCGATACGATTGGGGCTGTTTACTTATTATCGAAGGTCCATTTCATTGGCGAACCTGAACAAAAGGCGGCAGAAACAGCTGCACATTTTTTATCGAAACAGATGGAACAATAA
- a CDS encoding RidA family protein, with amino-acid sequence MNYVATENAPQAIGPYAQAVSVNGFIYTSGQIPLTPEGLLVEGTIEEQTHQVFANLKAVLAEAGSSLDKVVKATVFIKDMNEFVALNDVYAQHFGTHTPARSTVEVARLPKDVKVEIEVIALAGE; translated from the coding sequence ATGAACTATGTAGCGACAGAAAATGCTCCACAAGCAATTGGACCTTATGCACAAGCAGTTAGCGTGAACGGATTCATCTATACATCAGGTCAAATTCCGTTGACACCTGAAGGCTTACTCGTAGAAGGAACTATCGAGGAGCAGACGCACCAAGTTTTTGCGAACCTGAAAGCAGTCCTCGCGGAAGCGGGCTCTTCATTAGATAAAGTTGTGAAAGCAACCGTTTTCATTAAAGATATGAATGAGTTTGTCGCTTTAAATGACGTCTATGCGCAACATTTTGGGACGCATACGCCTGCTCGTTCGACGGTTGAGGTCGCAAGATTGCCGAAAGATGTAAAAGTTGAAATTGAAGTGATTGCATTAGCAGGCGAATAA
- a CDS encoding 50S ribosomal protein L25/general stress protein Ctc, translated as MSTAIQSEMRTTAKQSTLTQFRKNGIVPAVVYGYNTEATAISVKERDLLKTLRVTGRNGVIQLNVEGKPVNVVLHDYQSDPLKGHIHHADFLAINMTEELEVDVSVNLIGDSPGEKEGGTLQQPNREVTIKVKPSEIPETFDIDISQLQIGETITIADIREKSQHDILNDDDYALVLISAPRTQAEVDELDVEASETSAGASENQGEV; from the coding sequence ATGAGTACAGCAATTCAGTCAGAAATGAGAACAACAGCAAAACAATCAACACTTACACAATTCAGAAAAAACGGTATTGTTCCGGCGGTTGTCTATGGTTACAATACGGAAGCTACAGCGATTTCAGTAAAAGAGCGTGACCTATTAAAGACACTTCGTGTAACGGGCCGTAATGGCGTGATTCAGCTGAACGTCGAAGGAAAGCCAGTTAATGTTGTCTTACATGACTATCAGTCCGATCCGTTAAAAGGTCATATTCATCATGCAGATTTCCTTGCAATCAATATGACGGAAGAGCTTGAAGTAGATGTCTCTGTAAATCTTATAGGCGATTCACCAGGTGAGAAGGAAGGCGGCACCCTTCAACAACCGAACCGTGAAGTGACGATTAAAGTGAAGCCTTCAGAAATTCCAGAGACCTTCGATATCGATATTTCACAACTGCAAATCGGTGAAACGATTACCATCGCGGATATCCGTGAAAAGTCGCAGCATGACATTTTGAACGACGATGATTACGCACTTGTCCTCATCTCAGCTCCGCGTACGCAAGCTGAAGTAGACGAACTTGATGTTGAAGCATCGGAAACGAGTGCAGGGGCTAGCGAAAATCAAGGCGAAGTATAA
- the glmU gene encoding bifunctional UDP-N-acetylglucosamine diphosphorylase/glucosamine-1-phosphate N-acetyltransferase GlmU has translation MTNTYAVVLAAGQGTRMKSSLYKVLHPVCGKPMVEHVIDHILGLGADKVVTIVGHGAELVEETLGEKSEYVLQEQQLGTAHAVQQAEKLIGHLEGTTIVVCGDTPLIRSETMEALITHHNETGAKATILTAKADDPTGYGRIIRGTDGQVLRNVEQKDATLEEQQVVEINTGTYCFDNKLLFETLQKVKNDNVQGEYYLPDVVGILQSEGALVSAYMTADFSETLGINDRVILSEAEGVMRRRIAHQHMRNGVTIINPENTYISAAAQIGRDTILQPGTMIEGQTVIGENCIIGPNSQIVDSVIGDGTTVHSSVVLASTVGSVTTVGPFAHIRPDSNLGDRVKIGNFVEVKKSTLGEGSKVSHLSYIGDTTIGSRVNVGCGTITVNYDGTNKHITTIEDDAFIGCNSNLIAPVTVEKGAYVAAGSTITKNVPERSLAIGRARQENKEGYAKKLKPTNQEGHDA, from the coding sequence ATGACGAATACATATGCCGTTGTACTTGCTGCTGGGCAAGGTACACGGATGAAGTCAAGTTTATATAAAGTACTCCATCCGGTCTGTGGAAAACCGATGGTCGAGCATGTCATTGATCATATCCTTGGTCTTGGTGCTGACAAGGTGGTCACCATTGTCGGACATGGTGCAGAGTTAGTCGAAGAAACGCTGGGAGAAAAAAGTGAGTATGTACTCCAAGAACAACAGCTTGGAACCGCGCATGCTGTGCAGCAGGCGGAGAAACTCATCGGTCATCTCGAAGGTACGACAATTGTTGTGTGTGGGGATACGCCGCTAATCCGTTCAGAAACAATGGAAGCATTGATTACACATCACAATGAAACAGGTGCCAAAGCGACAATTTTGACAGCTAAGGCAGATGATCCGACAGGGTACGGACGTATTATCCGTGGCACAGACGGGCAAGTTCTTCGGAACGTCGAGCAGAAGGATGCAACGCTAGAGGAGCAGCAGGTCGTCGAGATCAATACAGGTACGTATTGTTTTGACAACAAATTGCTTTTTGAAACATTACAAAAAGTAAAGAATGACAATGTGCAAGGTGAATATTATCTTCCTGACGTTGTCGGAATTCTTCAATCCGAGGGAGCACTCGTTTCAGCTTATATGACAGCTGATTTTAGTGAAACGTTAGGTATTAATGATCGCGTCATTTTGTCAGAAGCTGAAGGCGTTATGCGTCGTCGTATTGCACATCAGCATATGCGGAATGGCGTAACAATCATCAATCCTGAGAATACGTATATCAGTGCTGCTGCTCAAATTGGCCGTGATACGATTTTGCAACCGGGCACGATGATTGAAGGGCAAACGGTTATTGGGGAAAATTGTATAATTGGTCCTAATAGTCAAATTGTAGATAGTGTCATTGGTGACGGAACGACTGTTCACTCGTCAGTTGTGTTAGCTAGTACAGTTGGTTCTGTTACAACAGTAGGACCGTTCGCACATATCCGCCCAGATTCAAATCTTGGCGATAGGGTGAAAATCGGTAACTTTGTCGAAGTGAAAAAATCGACACTTGGAGAAGGAAGTAAAGTATCTCATTTGAGTTATATTGGAGATACGACAATCGGCTCGCGTGTTAATGTCGGTTGTGGCACTATTACTGTTAACTACGATGGTACAAATAAACATATCACGACAATCGAAGACGATGCTTTTATTGGCTGTAATTCAAATTTAATTGCACCGGTGACAGTTGAAAAAGGCGCATATGTTGCGGCTGGGTCAACGATTACGAAAAATGTCCCAGAACGTTCACTTGCAATTGGGCGTGCGCGTCAAGAGAATAAAGAAGGCTATGCAAAAAAACTAAAACCAACTAACCAGGAGGGCCACGATGCCTAA
- the purR gene encoding pur operon repressor, with translation MKWKRSERLVDMTQHLLEYPHELIPLTFFAERYTAAKSSISEDLTIVKETFEEKGTGKLVTMSGATGGVKFIPKTAESDVREVMALLMEKLGHSDRLLPGGYLFMTDLLGNPRIMDRVGKVFASAFAETDIDVIMTVATKGIPIAHAIARHLNVPVVVVRRDSKVTEGPTVSINYVSGSTRRIQTMVLSKRSMQSGQKVLITDDFMKAGGTMVGMKNLLEEFGCELAGIAVLVEAIHPEEVLVDHYLSLVKLHAVNEKDRTIELEEGNYFLEGGK, from the coding sequence ATGAAGTGGAAAAGGAGCGAGCGGCTTGTCGATATGACCCAACATCTGTTGGAATATCCACATGAACTCATTCCACTGACCTTCTTTGCCGAGCGTTATACAGCGGCGAAGTCCTCAATAAGTGAAGACTTAACGATTGTGAAAGAAACGTTTGAGGAAAAAGGGACAGGAAAACTAGTGACGATGTCGGGTGCAACAGGAGGAGTGAAGTTCATTCCAAAAACGGCTGAATCAGATGTTCGCGAAGTGATGGCACTCCTTATGGAAAAACTCGGTCATTCGGATCGGTTGTTGCCAGGCGGCTATTTGTTTATGACAGACCTTCTCGGCAATCCACGTATCATGGACCGTGTCGGTAAAGTATTTGCATCTGCATTTGCAGAAACAGACATCGATGTCATTATGACTGTGGCAACGAAGGGGATTCCAATTGCACATGCGATTGCGCGTCATTTAAATGTGCCAGTCGTTGTCGTCCGCCGTGATAGCAAGGTGACGGAGGGACCGACAGTTAGTATTAATTACGTCTCTGGTTCAACGAGGCGTATTCAGACAATGGTATTATCAAAGAGAAGCATGCAGAGTGGACAGAAGGTACTGATTACAGATGATTTCATGAAAGCTGGCGGCACTATGGTAGGGATGAAGAACCTGCTAGAGGAGTTCGGCTGTGAGCTTGCAGGTATTGCTGTACTTGTGGAGGCTATTCATCCGGAAGAAGTGCTTGTCGATCATTATTTGTCTCTTGTGAAGTTGCATGCCGTAAATGAAAAAGACCGAACCATTGAATTGGAAGAGGGCAACTACTTTTTGGAAGGTGGAAAATAA